A stretch of the Arachis stenosperma cultivar V10309 chromosome 6, arast.V10309.gnm1.PFL2, whole genome shotgun sequence genome encodes the following:
- the LOC130934115 gene encoding uncharacterized protein LOC130934115 has product MIKHQELANKNHEASLRNLERQIGQLSKQTVAERPTNALPSDTIHTSKEECKAIQLRSGRTLENDIGSKKQIKEDKHDQETSNKKEEEPQASKKGKQVMEEQPQSQKKVVKTYTPPLPYPQRLQKELKDQQFPKFLEVFKKLEINLPLAEALEQMPLYTKFLKELINKKRSWNEKETVILTQECSVVIQRGLPPKLKDLGSFILSCTIGNMTLEKAPYDLGASINLIPLSLMKKLAIEEVRPTRISLQMADRSLKIPNEVIENLLVKVGEFIFPVDFIILDMEEEGHNSIILGQPFLATARATINVEKGEMILRVHDEQMIINVFKTMQYPPEKENHMRVEMIEDLVEVLEAQSQEEQEEEMEAEQVVIEERVDEISVEGKKEEVPKQELKPLPPHLKYAFLGREETLPVIINSSLNMEDESKLIEVLKAHKTALGWKIDDIKGISPAICMHKILLEEDSRPVVQLQRGDEVVECWNHISNF; this is encoded by the coding sequence ATGATAAAGCATCAAGAATTGGCCAACAAGAACCATGAAGCCTCACTGAGAAATCTAGAGAGACAAATTGGACAATTGTCCAAGCAAACAGTAGCTGAAAGACCAACCAAtgcactaccaagtgacaccattcacACCTctaaggaagaatgcaaggcaaTTCAACTTAGAAGTGGAAGAACATTAGAGAATGACATTGGCAGCAAGAAGCAAATAAAGGAAGACAAGCATGATCAAGAGACGTCCAATAAGAAGGAGGAAGAGCCTCAAGCTTCAAAGAAAGGGAAACAAGTCATGGAAGAGCAACCACAATCGCAGAAGAAGGTAGTGAAGACTTACACTCCTCCTCTGCCATATCCTCAAAGGCTACAGAAAGAACTCAAAGATCAGCAATTTCCCAAGTTCCTAGAGgttttcaagaagctggaaatcaatcTTCCACTTGCTGAAGCATTGGAGCAGATGCCTCTATATACAAAATTTCTCAAAgaactcatcaacaagaagagaagctggaaTGAAAAGGAGACAGTGATCCTAACCCAAGAGTGTAGTGTTGTAATCCAAAGAGGCCTcccaccaaaactcaaagaccTAGGAAGCTTCATCCTATCATGCACCATAGGCAACATGACCTTGGAAAAAGCTCCCTATGATTTAGGTGCCAgcatcaatttgattcctctcTCACTAATGAAAAAGCTTGCAATAGAAGAAGTTAGGCCTACCAGAATATCACTCCAAATGGCTGATAGATCACTCAAGATACCTAATGAAGTTATAGAAAACTTATTGGTGAAAGTTGGAGAATTCATTTTTCCTGTTGATTTTATAATCTTGGACATGGAAGAAGAGGGACACAACTCAATCATCTTGGGGCAACCTttcttagccacagcaagagctacCATTAATGTAGAGAAAGGAGAAATGATCCTCAGGGTGCATGATGAACAAATGATCATCAATGTCTTTAAAACCATGCAATATCCCCCTgagaaagaaaatcatatgAGAGTGGAAATGATAGAAGACTTGGTGGAAGTACTTGAAGCCCAAAGTCAGgaggaacaagaagaagaaatggaagCAGAACAAGTTGTCATAGAAGAAAGAGTAGATGAAATCTCTGTCGAAGGCAAGAAAGAGGAGGTGCCAAAGCAAGAATTGAAGCCCCTCCCTCCTCATCTCAAGTATGCATTTCTTGGAAGAGAAGAGACCCTGCCAGTAATCATTAATTCCTCCTTGAACATGGAAGATGAATCAAAGCTGATTGAAGTGTTGAAAGCTCACAAGACAGCTTTAGGATGGAAAATTGATGATATTAAgggcataagccctgccatttgcatgcacaagatcctgctAGAAGAGGACTCAAGACCAGTGGTGCAACTCCAAAGAGGTGATGAAGTTGTGGAATGCTGGAATCATATATCCAATTTCTGA